One part of the Verrucomicrobiia bacterium genome encodes these proteins:
- a CDS encoding SulP family inorganic anion transporter, translating into MAPAPPAAAVHRVTLGDLWGGLAAMLVALPSSVAFGIAIYLALGRDYLAQGVLAGITGAIILGLIAPLAGGTPRLISAPCAPAAAVLSVFALHLTHELACPPAHAAALLALTGLLAGLLQIVLGGVGAGKAIKYIPYPVVSGYLTGVGLYIFFGQLPKFLGNPAATPLAALLHPANWHWPAILIGGVTIAAMAATKKLTTKVPGAIIGLAAGLLTYGLLSLFLPELRLFAKSNPLIIGPLFADTGTIQAPRWQEQFHAWASIPPSQWREIIMPALTLAVLLSIDTLKTCVVMDTLTRSRHDSNRELLGQGAANLLSSLAGGLPGAGTMGATLVNFNSGGRTRLSGVFAGVWTLAAVLLLRNALGWIPIAALAGILMAVACRMMDWHSLHLLRQRATVLDFSVIAAVAIVAQFNLIAATAAGLALAILLFLREQMRGSVIRRKIYGHQISSKQYRLPPEKECLVQYGHLTTVCELQGSLFFGNTEKLYTELEPDLKMSRRVILDFRRVQSVDFTAAHLLEQMALTLGDRGGQLALSSIPEHLPTGQNLRHYLEQVGVIARAHPIQVFDTLDDALEWAEDGILHEQQLLVSGRDPPLELPEIELLREFEADHTLSLLAQCVEQRTCAPGEAIFRQGQPGDELFIIRRGLVRITLPLESGGNHLVATFGRGNFFGEVAFLDRGNRSADAVAAAPTELFVISRRKFDELSLANPVLGVKLFARLARGLAIRLRYTDAELRALKDA; encoded by the coding sequence ATGGCACCTGCTCCACCAGCGGCGGCCGTTCATCGTGTCACCCTCGGTGACCTCTGGGGAGGCCTTGCCGCCATGCTGGTAGCCCTGCCTTCGTCAGTGGCCTTTGGCATCGCCATCTACCTCGCCCTGGGCCGCGACTACCTGGCCCAGGGAGTTCTGGCCGGAATCACCGGCGCCATCATCCTGGGGCTGATCGCCCCCTTGGCAGGCGGCACCCCCCGTCTGATCTCCGCCCCCTGTGCCCCGGCGGCCGCCGTCCTCAGTGTCTTTGCTCTGCATCTGACCCACGAGCTGGCCTGCCCTCCCGCCCACGCAGCCGCCTTGCTTGCCCTGACCGGCCTTCTGGCTGGCCTGCTCCAAATCGTCCTGGGTGGTGTCGGGGCGGGCAAGGCCATCAAATACATTCCCTATCCCGTGGTGAGCGGATACCTCACCGGCGTCGGCCTCTACATCTTCTTCGGCCAATTACCCAAATTCTTGGGGAATCCCGCAGCCACCCCCCTCGCTGCTTTGCTTCACCCTGCCAACTGGCACTGGCCGGCAATCCTCATTGGCGGCGTCACCATCGCCGCGATGGCCGCCACTAAAAAACTTACCACCAAAGTCCCCGGGGCCATCATCGGTCTGGCCGCCGGACTGCTCACCTATGGCCTGCTCTCCCTCTTCCTCCCCGAACTGCGCCTTTTCGCCAAATCCAATCCCTTGATCATCGGTCCCCTCTTCGCCGACACCGGCACCATCCAGGCCCCCCGTTGGCAGGAACAATTCCACGCCTGGGCCTCCATCCCTCCCTCGCAATGGCGGGAAATCATCATGCCAGCGCTCACCCTTGCCGTGCTGCTCTCCATCGACACCCTCAAAACCTGCGTCGTCATGGATACCCTCACCCGCAGCCGCCACGATTCCAACCGCGAGCTGTTGGGCCAGGGCGCCGCCAACCTCCTGTCCTCGCTGGCCGGCGGCCTGCCGGGCGCCGGCACCATGGGCGCCACCCTGGTCAATTTCAACAGCGGCGGCCGCACCCGCCTGAGCGGAGTTTTTGCTGGAGTCTGGACCCTCGCAGCCGTGCTGCTCCTCCGCAACGCTCTCGGCTGGATTCCCATTGCGGCCCTGGCCGGCATCCTCATGGCCGTCGCCTGCCGCATGATGGATTGGCACAGTCTGCACCTCCTCAGACAACGCGCCACCGTCCTGGATTTCTCCGTCATTGCCGCCGTGGCCATCGTCGCCCAGTTCAATTTGATCGCCGCCACCGCCGCCGGACTGGCCCTGGCCATCCTCCTCTTCCTCCGCGAGCAAATGCGCGGCTCGGTGATCCGCCGCAAAATCTACGGCCATCAAATCTCCTCCAAACAATACCGCCTTCCCCCCGAAAAAGAATGCCTCGTCCAATACGGCCACCTCACCACCGTTTGTGAACTCCAGGGCAGCCTCTTCTTTGGCAACACCGAAAAACTCTACACCGAACTGGAGCCGGACCTCAAAATGAGCCGCCGCGTCATCCTGGACTTTCGCCGCGTCCAATCCGTGGACTTCACCGCCGCCCATCTGCTCGAACAAATGGCCCTCACCCTCGGCGACCGCGGCGGCCAGCTCGCCCTGAGCAGCATCCCCGAACACCTGCCCACCGGCCAGAACCTCCGCCATTACCTGGAACAAGTCGGCGTCATCGCCCGCGCCCACCCCATCCAGGTGTTTGACACCCTCGATGACGCCCTTGAATGGGCCGAAGATGGCATCCTCCACGAACAACAACTCCTTGTTTCCGGCCGCGACCCCCCCTTGGAACTCCCCGAAATTGAGCTGCTGCGCGAATTCGAAGCCGACCACACCCTCAGCCTCCTCGCCCAGTGCGTGGAACAACGCACCTGTGCCCCCGGCGAGGCCATTTTTCGCCAGGGCCAGCCCGGCGATGAACTCTTCATCATCCGCCGGGGCCTCGTCCGCATCACCCTCCCCCTCGAAAGCGGCGGAAACCACCTCGTCGCCACCTTCGGCCGCGGCAACTTCTTCGGCGAAGTCGCCTTCCTGGACCGCGGCAACCGCTCCGCCGACGCGGTGGCCGCCGCCCCCACCGAGCTTTTCGTCATCTCCCGCCGCAAATTCGACGAACTCTCCCTCGCCAACCCCGTCCTCGGCGTCAAACTCTTCGCCCGCCTCGCCCGCGGCCTCGCCATCCGCCTCCGCTACACCGACGCCGAACTCCGCGCCCTCAAAGACGCCTGA